A single Lactuca sativa cultivar Salinas chromosome 8, Lsat_Salinas_v11, whole genome shotgun sequence DNA region contains:
- the LOC111916183 gene encoding protein STRICTOSIDINE SYNTHASE-LIKE 5, with protein sequence MAKLTEISKPKANTSWGSGLLFFTVAIVAVALIVVQLDTYETVAYPLTELGETMYVPARKNSASLSGVEKIGSGQLIGPEDIIYDPKSGVAYTGCHDGWIKRVTLSDSLTESVVENWVNTGGRPLGLAVDESGDVFVADAYKGLIKVSVDGKVELLTDEAEGVKVGLADGVVVSKSGMVYFTDATYKYNYRSALNDLLEGRPHGRLLSYDPSTKQTKVIARDLYFANGVELSPDQDFVIFCETFMRRCSRYYIEGEKKGTIDIFAKNLPGLPDNVRYDGNGHYWMALPWDNSLMFTYTQKYPFVRKIFAFTLKHLRKMPDLMKFGGVIVLDLEGKVVGGYYDETWGMTSSGVKIGESLYLGSVTKPYITRLNLTQHPLNLIS encoded by the exons ATGGCTAAGCTAACTGAAATCTCTAAACCTAAGGCTAACACCTCATGGGGATCTGGTCTCCTGTTTTTCACAGTGGCCATCGTTGCAGTTGCACTAATTGTCGTCCAACTCGATACTTACGAGACTGTGGCGTATCCGCTTACCGAGCTTGGTGAAACCATGTACGTACCAGCCAGAAAGAACTCTGCCAGTCTTTCTGGCGTGGAAAAGATCGGGTCCGGTCAACTGATCGGACCTGAGGACATCATCTATGACCCAAAGTCCGGGGTCGCATACACCGGTTGTCACGACGGGTGGATCAAGCGAGTCACGTTAAGTGACTCGCTAACCGAGTCCGTTGTGGAGAATTGGGTTAACACTGGCGGCCGACCGCTAGGACTGGCGGTTGATGAATCCGGAGATGTTTTTGTGGCGGATGCTTATAAGGGTTTAATTAAGGTAAGTGTAGATGGTAAAGTAGAGTTATTAACAGACGAGGCCGAAGGCGTAAAGGTTGGGTTAGCAGATGGTGTAGTGGTCTCAAAAAGTGGTATGGTTTACTTCACGGATGCGACTTATAAATATAACTATCGGTCCGCATTGAACGACCTTTTGGAAGGTCGACCTCATGGTAGATTATTGAGCTATGACCCATcaacaaaacaaacaaaagttATCGCACGGGACCTCTATTTTGCTAATGGTGTTGAACTTTCACCCGATCAAGACTTTGTGATCTTCTGTGAGACATTCAT GAGGAGGTGCTCTAGATACTACATAGAAGGGGAAAAGAAGGGAACCATCGATATTTTTGCAAAGAACTTACCTGGTTTACCCGACAATGTACGATATGATGGCAATGGGCACTATTGGATGGCACTACCATGG GACAATTCACTTATGTTTACATACACACAGAAATACCCGTTTGTGCGCAAGATTTTTGCATTTACACTAAAGCACCTACGTAAAATGCCCGATCTCATGAAATTTGGTGGAGTTATTGTGTTAGATTTGGAAGGAAAGGTGGTTGGAGGGTATTATGATGAGACATGGGGAATGACATCATCCGGAGTGAAGATCGGGGAAAGTTTGTACTTGGGTTCAGTCACAAAACCATACATAACACGTTTAAATCTTACTCAACATCCTCTTAATTTGATTTCTTGA